One part of the Tunicatimonas pelagia genome encodes these proteins:
- a CDS encoding L-ribulose-5-phosphate 4-epimerase produces MSKKYQAIKDQAYEANLQLPALGLVLFTFGNVSAADRARGVFAIKPSGVPYEELSPDKMVVVDFDNQIVEGELRPSSDTKTHAVLYRQWENIGGIAHTHATYATAWAQAQIDIPIFGTTHADHLTVDVPCAPVMDDAMIQGDYEYETGFQIINYFKDKGLSHQEVEMVLVANHAPFTWGATARQAVYNSAVLEEVARMAMLTRQVRPDTPRLKETLIRKHYERKHGKDAYYGQ; encoded by the coding sequence ATGAGCAAAAAATATCAGGCTATTAAAGACCAAGCTTACGAAGCCAACTTGCAGCTACCTGCCCTCGGCTTGGTGCTCTTCACCTTCGGCAACGTCAGTGCCGCGGATCGCGCTCGGGGGGTGTTTGCGATCAAACCCAGCGGAGTACCCTACGAAGAGTTAAGTCCCGATAAGATGGTCGTTGTGGACTTTGACAATCAGATTGTGGAAGGAGAGCTACGTCCTTCCTCTGATACCAAGACGCACGCGGTGCTGTACCGGCAGTGGGAAAATATCGGCGGCATCGCCCACACGCACGCCACCTACGCTACGGCCTGGGCGCAAGCTCAAATTGATATTCCCATCTTCGGTACTACCCATGCCGACCATTTGACAGTAGATGTACCCTGCGCTCCGGTAATGGATGATGCGATGATTCAGGGAGACTATGAGTATGAAACCGGTTTTCAAATTATCAACTACTTTAAAGACAAAGGCCTTTCTCATCAGGAGGTAGAAATGGTGTTGGTGGCTAACCACGCGCCCTTTACCTGGGGCGCTACCGCCCGGCAAGCGGTGTACAATAGCGCGGTGCTCGAGGAAGTCGCTCGGATGGCAATGCTAACCCGGCAAGTACGTCCGGATACCCCTCGCCTGAAGGAGACCCTGATCCGTAAGCACTACGAACGCAAACACGGTAAGGATGCCTACTACGGACAATGA
- a CDS encoding ribulokinase: MPSELTTTSSSPCVIGIDYGTDSVRSVVIDTADGTILSTAVFAYPRWQQGQFSDVTRNQFRQHPLDYVEGLTHCIREALAQAPAGSAARVTGIAVDTTGSTPCALDQSGTPLALNDDFTQNPNAMFVLWKDHTAVKEAQEINELAHCWETDYTRYEGSIYSSEWFWAKILYVLRTDEAVRAAAYSWAEHCDWIPFLLTGGTDVHQMKRSRCAAGHKAMWHPRWDGLPSEDFLTSLDPLLSGLRSRLYEQTHTSDQPTGTLSGEWAERLGLSPEVVVSVGAFDAHMGAVGGQIESYYLSKVMGTSTCDILVAPREDLHDKPVSGICGQVDGSVIPGMEGLEAGQSAFGDVYAWFKEVLIWPLRQVVMKSTLMDESTKQRLQQEVLDQMIPALSEAAEKIPMDESSALAIDWLNGRRTPDANQRLKGALFNLSLGTDAPTVFRALVEATCFGARRIVERFQDEGVPVKGLIGLGGVAKKSPFIMQTMANVMNMPIKIARAEQTCALGASMFAATAAGEFATVREAMDRMGAGFDAEYRPNPEVVSQYQRRYEQYQRFGKFIESELNR; encoded by the coding sequence ATGCCATCTGAATTGACAACCACATCTTCTTCCCCTTGCGTTATCGGCATTGACTACGGCACCGATTCGGTTCGATCAGTAGTTATCGATACCGCCGACGGTACGATCCTGAGTACCGCTGTATTTGCCTACCCGCGCTGGCAACAAGGGCAATTTAGCGATGTCACGCGCAACCAGTTTCGTCAGCACCCACTCGACTATGTAGAAGGACTCACGCACTGCATTCGCGAAGCTCTGGCACAGGCCCCGGCTGGAAGTGCGGCGCGGGTCACGGGTATCGCGGTTGATACTACCGGATCTACGCCCTGCGCGCTGGACCAAAGTGGCACTCCGTTGGCCCTGAACGACGACTTCACTCAGAACCCCAACGCGATGTTTGTGCTGTGGAAAGACCATACCGCGGTGAAGGAAGCCCAGGAGATTAACGAACTGGCGCACTGCTGGGAGACCGATTACACCCGCTACGAGGGAAGTATCTACTCTTCCGAATGGTTCTGGGCAAAAATTTTATACGTGCTGCGTACCGATGAGGCAGTGCGCGCAGCAGCCTATTCCTGGGCCGAGCACTGCGACTGGATTCCCTTTCTGCTGACCGGAGGTACTGACGTTCACCAGATGAAGCGCAGCCGCTGTGCGGCCGGACACAAAGCGATGTGGCACCCCCGCTGGGACGGCCTACCCAGCGAAGATTTTCTGACCAGTCTGGACCCGTTGCTCAGTGGGCTGCGTAGCCGCTTGTACGAGCAGACGCATACATCGGATCAGCCAACCGGAACATTGTCAGGCGAATGGGCCGAGCGGCTCGGACTGAGCCCCGAGGTGGTCGTGAGTGTCGGAGCGTTTGACGCGCACATGGGAGCCGTGGGCGGACAGATTGAATCCTACTACCTCAGCAAAGTGATGGGGACTTCTACCTGCGACATCTTGGTCGCTCCACGAGAGGACCTGCACGACAAACCGGTAAGCGGTATTTGTGGGCAGGTCGATGGGTCGGTAATCCCGGGTATGGAAGGCTTAGAAGCCGGACAATCCGCCTTCGGCGATGTGTACGCGTGGTTTAAAGAAGTTCTCATATGGCCACTACGACAGGTCGTCATGAAATCAACCCTGATGGATGAAAGCACAAAGCAGCGGTTGCAGCAGGAAGTGCTGGATCAGATGATTCCGGCACTGAGCGAAGCGGCCGAAAAAATTCCAATGGACGAATCTAGTGCTCTGGCTATCGACTGGCTGAATGGCCGACGCACTCCGGATGCCAACCAACGGCTCAAAGGCGCGTTATTTAATCTGAGCCTCGGCACTGACGCTCCGACCGTCTTTCGGGCGTTGGTGGAAGCGACCTGCTTCGGGGCTAGGCGCATCGTTGAGCGTTTTCAGGATGAAGGAGTACCGGTGAAGGGATTGATTGGACTGGGCGGAGTGGCCAAGAAGTCCCCCTTCATTATGCAAACTATGGCCAATGTGATGAACATGCCCATAAAGATTGCCCGGGCGGAGCAAACCTGCGCGCTGGGCGCTTCGATGTTTGCCGCCACGGCGGCCGGGGAATTTGCTACCGTGCGTGAGGCAATGGATAGAATGGGCGCGGGCTTCGATGCGGAATATCGACCCAATCCCGAAGTGGTAAGCCAGTACCAACGTCGCTACGAGCAGTATCAACGGTTTGGAAAGTTCATTGAGTCAGAGCTGAATAGATAA
- a CDS encoding glycoside hydrolase family 2 protein, whose protein sequence is MTKIFTLFALLGLPLCLPAQNTDSVINQDWRFVKGHQYNMQKNPPWQSVNLPHTWNAEDALAGQLDYYRGPGWYEKELYLAGAYRNQRLFLLFEGSNAVTDVFVNHQLAGRHQGGYTAFCLEITDLVKLDTINTLSVKVNNAYDASLMPLTGDFNHYGGLYRPVHLLVKPPVCISPLDDASSGIYIRQDTVSSTQAQLTVTTLVNSTSSAAAHQVKVTVKDAAGQTVTQQVKEKSVLPDTTTTFTSRLTIDNPHLWQGRPDPYLYQVQVTLQDQRGEIIEEKVQPLGLRYFRLDAEQGFFFNGEYLDLRGVNRHQDRANVGSAITEAHMREDVQIMLEMGVNAVRLAHYPHADYFYQLCDSAGLIVWTELPWTGPGGYRGQSYIASEAFHQTGKQQLREMIRQRYNHPSIVFWGLYNEVKADWDDPYPYLTTLDSLAYALDPDRMTVAAAFQENRNNGVTDAIGWNKYFGWYGGEPKQIGTWADEQHTRHLDRRLCLSEYGAGASMKHHSDTLKAPKPAGRWHPEGWQAYFHEQYWPELAKRPFLWGKFIWLMFDNGAAHRREGDRMGINDKGLVTFDRQTKKDAYYYYQSQWSEEPMVYIADRRFTSRSQADTEVKVYSNQSSLTLYHNGKRVKPTEESQPGVFRWPLMLQSGDNEISVKTTFGEASLTDTVVWSYEP, encoded by the coding sequence ATGACGAAGATATTTACGTTGTTTGCCCTACTGGGACTACCCTTATGTTTACCCGCCCAAAACACTGATAGTGTAATCAATCAGGACTGGCGGTTTGTCAAGGGCCACCAGTACAATATGCAGAAGAACCCACCCTGGCAATCGGTTAATCTGCCCCATACCTGGAACGCCGAAGACGCGCTGGCGGGTCAGTTAGATTACTACCGGGGCCCAGGCTGGTACGAAAAGGAGCTGTACTTAGCAGGTGCTTACCGAAATCAACGATTGTTCTTACTGTTTGAAGGCAGTAATGCCGTTACCGATGTATTTGTCAATCACCAACTAGCCGGGCGTCACCAAGGAGGGTATACCGCTTTCTGTCTGGAAATTACCGATCTGGTGAAGCTGGACACGATCAACACCCTATCCGTAAAGGTCAATAATGCCTACGACGCTTCGCTGATGCCACTCACCGGAGACTTCAATCACTACGGAGGGCTGTACCGCCCGGTACACTTACTGGTAAAACCGCCGGTGTGCATTAGCCCATTAGACGACGCTTCTTCCGGGATATATATCCGTCAGGACACGGTCAGTTCAACGCAAGCCCAGCTCACCGTCACGACGCTAGTAAACAGTACGTCTTCGGCGGCGGCCCATCAGGTGAAAGTAACGGTGAAAGATGCAGCGGGGCAAACGGTGACCCAGCAAGTAAAAGAAAAGAGCGTGCTGCCCGATACGACCACTACGTTTACCAGTAGACTTACGATTGACAATCCTCATCTTTGGCAAGGGCGACCAGACCCGTATCTCTATCAGGTGCAGGTTACTTTGCAAGATCAGCGTGGCGAAATTATAGAAGAAAAGGTACAACCGCTGGGCCTGCGCTACTTTCGGCTGGACGCTGAGCAGGGCTTCTTTTTTAACGGTGAATACCTGGATTTGCGAGGAGTGAACCGACATCAAGACCGGGCCAACGTAGGTTCCGCCATCACCGAAGCCCACATGCGCGAAGATGTGCAAATCATGCTAGAGATGGGGGTAAATGCGGTTCGTCTGGCCCACTATCCCCATGCGGACTACTTCTATCAGCTTTGTGATTCAGCCGGGCTGATCGTTTGGACCGAACTGCCCTGGACAGGGCCGGGCGGGTACCGAGGCCAGAGCTACATTGCTTCGGAAGCCTTTCACCAGACAGGCAAGCAGCAGCTCCGGGAAATGATCCGCCAACGCTACAACCACCCCAGCATCGTATTCTGGGGGCTGTACAACGAAGTAAAAGCCGACTGGGATGATCCTTATCCCTACCTGACTACCTTGGATAGCTTGGCTTACGCATTAGACCCGGACCGTATGACCGTGGCGGCCGCTTTTCAGGAAAATCGTAACAACGGGGTGACGGATGCCATCGGGTGGAATAAATACTTTGGCTGGTACGGCGGTGAGCCGAAGCAAATTGGCACTTGGGCCGACGAGCAACATACCCGCCATCTGGATCGTCGCTTATGCTTGAGTGAATACGGAGCGGGGGCCAGCATGAAGCACCACAGCGATACGCTGAAAGCCCCGAAGCCCGCCGGTCGCTGGCATCCCGAAGGCTGGCAGGCGTACTTCCACGAACAGTACTGGCCTGAGCTTGCGAAGCGTCCCTTTCTCTGGGGGAAGTTTATCTGGCTGATGTTTGACAACGGGGCCGCTCACCGCCGGGAAGGAGACCGGATGGGTATCAACGATAAGGGTTTAGTGACCTTTGACCGTCAGACTAAAAAAGATGCGTACTACTATTACCAATCGCAGTGGAGTGAGGAGCCGATGGTCTACATCGCCGATCGCCGGTTTACCTCCCGAAGCCAGGCCGACACCGAAGTGAAGGTATACAGCAACCAATCTTCCCTCACGCTGTACCACAACGGTAAGCGGGTTAAGCCAACGGAAGAGAGCCAACCGGGAGTATTCCGCTGGCCGCTCATGCTACAGTCGGGCGACAATGAAATCTCGGTGAAAACTACCTTCGGCGAAGCGTCTCTTACCGATACTGTCGTTTGGAGTTATGAACCTTGA
- a CDS encoding nucleoside hydrolase has product MKSILKKSSVLERMSTRSLIYVGALWLLACQAPVTNSLTVSADSVVSVILDTDIGPDYDDVGAMAVLHALANRGEAKILATLSSNRDTLTVPCIDVLNTYFWRPDLPIGAPADTGVVMAGRQRWADTLVAHYPHDSPNTAEAPDAVTVYRRVLANQPDNSVTIITVGFLTNLHRLLTSPPDAHSPLDGTALVKQKVKQWVAMAGKFPEGKEFNIRKDSLAAQVVIEAWPTPVLFSGFEIGKEVLTGLRLVANGSPQSPVRHAYVISIPQSTQDQRGRMSWDQTAVLVAVRGASPYYDTERGTLTVRPDGSNEWQADPNGPHQRLLARVPPQKVARIIETLMMHTP; this is encoded by the coding sequence ATGAAATCAATATTGAAGAAATCATCCGTGCTTGAAAGAATGTCCACTCGCTCCCTAATTTATGTCGGTGCCCTATGGCTACTCGCTTGTCAAGCTCCGGTCACTAATTCACTTACAGTCTCGGCTGATTCAGTGGTGTCGGTGATCTTGGATACTGACATCGGACCGGATTACGACGACGTAGGAGCCATGGCGGTGCTTCACGCTCTGGCTAACCGGGGCGAGGCGAAAATTCTGGCTACGCTCTCTTCTAATCGTGATACGCTAACTGTACCCTGCATCGACGTGTTAAATACCTACTTTTGGCGCCCTGATCTACCCATCGGTGCCCCCGCCGACACCGGAGTAGTAATGGCCGGTCGGCAACGCTGGGCCGATACGTTGGTCGCGCACTATCCGCACGATAGCCCCAATACGGCCGAGGCCCCGGATGCTGTGACGGTTTATCGCCGGGTGCTGGCCAACCAGCCGGACAATAGTGTGACCATCATCACGGTTGGTTTTCTAACCAATCTGCATCGCTTGCTGACCTCACCGCCTGATGCCCACTCGCCGCTGGATGGCACCGCGTTGGTGAAGCAGAAAGTAAAACAGTGGGTAGCCATGGCTGGGAAGTTTCCCGAAGGGAAGGAGTTTAACATTCGCAAGGATTCTTTAGCGGCGCAGGTGGTCATAGAAGCCTGGCCTACGCCAGTTTTGTTCAGTGGCTTTGAGATTGGTAAAGAGGTGCTGACCGGGTTGCGTTTGGTGGCAAACGGGTCGCCGCAGAGTCCCGTTCGGCACGCCTACGTCATCAGTATACCGCAGAGCACTCAAGACCAGCGCGGGCGTATGAGCTGGGATCAAACCGCCGTACTGGTAGCCGTACGAGGAGCTTCCCCCTACTACGACACCGAACGAGGCACGCTAACGGTGCGTCCTGATGGTAGCAATGAGTGGCAGGCTGATCCTAATGGACCACACCAGCGCCTACTAGCTCGGGTGCCGCCTCAGAAAGTAGCGCGGATCATCGAGACCCTAATGATGCACACCCCTTAA
- a CDS encoding glycosyl hydrolase family 28 protein: MQGEVAEAVGVRKFDSHGTTFYDYAHFSFSGTVTLEVTHSSPIDSFSVKPSRYNISASSNGNTLTFTLSQSRYLEVKINDSRSLFILADPPEDDMPILSDANVYSITQPPYRADSTGNTEVTDIIQRAIDDVHAAGGGTVYVPTGVFSVKALEMRSNVGIYLKGGAVLRGLTTAEGATGSGTRMIDGRNVAHCKVYGRGTIWCNAAAANGNQPTDVSGGVKTSAVRFTEGSSDITVKGVILSESANWTLTFWSGSHDIAVTNVKIVNYTDWHWNDGINMCGAHDADVRHCFVNATDDAACIKVYKGYPVYNVRYQDLVVKSDVASGFKFGMQAYDDMHDIIVADFEVLSCERGFNFDHWYGTGDWGGNVIVRNFRVEAVKGTSGEPLACGYIDCPFRFTICDKDGSGTGPIHDILVEDITFDYAGPSDSYLRGRSPSSSISNITFNNLVIGGICVEDTTGGHIRIKNHVENISFNECGRVKNSQP, translated from the coding sequence ATGCAGGGGGAGGTGGCTGAAGCGGTAGGGGTCAGAAAGTTTGATTCGCACGGCACTACCTTCTACGACTACGCCCACTTTTCGTTTTCCGGAACGGTCACCCTGGAAGTCACCCACAGTAGCCCCATCGATAGCTTCAGCGTGAAGCCTTCCCGCTACAACATCTCCGCCTCAAGCAACGGTAATACCCTCACCTTCACGCTTTCTCAGTCCCGCTACCTAGAGGTGAAGATCAACGATAGCCGCTCACTGTTTATCCTGGCCGACCCGCCGGAAGACGACATGCCCATACTGTCGGACGCCAATGTTTACAGCATCACCCAGCCGCCCTATCGTGCGGACAGCACCGGGAACACCGAGGTGACCGACATTATCCAGCGAGCGATTGACGATGTGCATGCGGCCGGAGGGGGTACGGTCTACGTACCAACCGGAGTTTTTAGCGTCAAAGCACTGGAGATGAGAAGCAACGTGGGTATTTACCTAAAGGGGGGCGCGGTGCTGCGGGGACTCACGACGGCTGAAGGAGCCACCGGATCGGGTACTCGGATGATCGATGGACGTAATGTCGCTCACTGCAAAGTATACGGTCGGGGCACGATCTGGTGCAACGCCGCGGCGGCTAACGGCAATCAGCCTACCGATGTGTCGGGGGGAGTGAAAACCTCGGCGGTTCGGTTTACCGAAGGTTCTTCTGACATCACGGTGAAAGGGGTGATCCTGAGTGAGAGTGCCAACTGGACGCTCACGTTCTGGAGCGGATCACACGACATTGCCGTGACGAACGTAAAAATCGTGAACTACACCGACTGGCACTGGAACGACGGTATCAATATGTGCGGGGCCCATGATGCCGACGTGCGCCACTGTTTTGTGAATGCCACCGACGACGCGGCCTGCATCAAGGTGTACAAAGGGTACCCGGTGTACAACGTCCGATACCAAGACCTGGTGGTGAAATCCGACGTGGCCTCCGGCTTCAAGTTCGGTATGCAGGCCTACGATGACATGCACGATATCATCGTAGCGGACTTCGAGGTGCTTTCGTGCGAAAGAGGATTCAACTTCGACCACTGGTACGGAACGGGCGACTGGGGAGGGAACGTGATCGTCAGAAATTTCAGGGTAGAAGCAGTGAAAGGAACTTCCGGCGAACCCCTGGCCTGCGGGTACATCGACTGCCCCTTCCGATTCACCATCTGCGACAAAGATGGTTCGGGTACGGGTCCTATTCATGATATTCTGGTAGAGGACATCACGTTCGATTACGCCGGCCCGTCGGATTCCTACCTGCGGGGCCGAAGCCCTTCCAGTAGCATCAGTAACATCACGTTTAATAACCTGGTGATCGGCGGCATATGCGTGGAAGACACGACCGGGGGACACATCCGGATAAAAAATCACGTGGAAAATATTTCGTTCAACGAATGCGGTCGGGTAAAAAATTCACAACCATGA
- a CDS encoding sulfatase family protein has protein sequence MNEQYITSSRAMEGEVTLRTPPFWPAQVSPASGDRPLPRYSVQRLFGWAFFVPCLLLSLVSCRLFSQDTSTRLPDIVLIVADDMGQEIGCYGDTIARTPHLDQFAWDNLRFVNAYVTQASCSPSRSSILTGLYPHQNGQTGLSHRGISMDRAFPNVASYLKERGYRTGILGKLHVAPQSAFPFDYKMGGFDYTSSGLSGYGVSDREVEVLTTEQEVLEQRVTFSQRVDLMADSAAAFMERSGDQPFFLMANFLDPHTPWFNQVGEYPGEPFDTTEVQQLPYFGTPVRKTSLAGYYNGCARMDAGFDILIRQLKAAGRYDNTLIIFIGDHGAPLPRAKTTVYEAGLRIPMLIKYPGQQHAQEDTHFVSTIDLLPTILQEVGIEIPSHLPGRPLQVLQADSTADWRTSIQGEFTQHVPTHLFPQRSITTEQYKLIISPFAPLYRALVPRNFDDQRGYIPGDDRGNAQRRYRRYANQAEVELYFLPTDPHEFENLAEFPEYQTIRKELVEQLHQWQERTEDPLLSDSAYVAIQQEVEVLVESHFNDDTQPRNTN, from the coding sequence ATGAATGAACAATACATCACATCATCACGAGCGATGGAGGGGGAAGTTACTTTGAGAACGCCCCCCTTTTGGCCTGCTCAAGTATCACCGGCTTCCGGCGACCGCCCACTACCGAGGTATAGCGTACAACGTTTGTTTGGGTGGGCCTTCTTCGTACCCTGTCTGTTGCTGTCGCTCGTATCGTGTCGCCTCTTTTCTCAGGATACGAGCACCCGTCTACCCGACATCGTACTGATCGTAGCGGACGATATGGGGCAAGAAATCGGATGCTACGGCGACACCATAGCCCGCACGCCCCATCTGGATCAGTTTGCGTGGGACAACCTGCGTTTCGTCAATGCCTACGTCACCCAAGCCTCCTGTAGCCCCTCGCGGAGTAGTATACTGACCGGCTTGTATCCTCACCAGAACGGACAAACCGGCCTATCGCACCGGGGGATCAGTATGGATCGTGCGTTTCCCAACGTAGCGTCTTATCTCAAAGAGCGTGGTTACCGCACCGGTATCCTCGGTAAGCTTCACGTCGCCCCCCAGTCGGCCTTTCCCTTTGACTACAAAATGGGTGGGTTTGATTATACCAGTTCGGGGCTCAGTGGATACGGCGTTTCCGACCGAGAAGTAGAAGTGCTTACTACTGAGCAGGAAGTGCTTGAGCAACGCGTAACGTTTTCTCAGCGGGTAGACCTGATGGCGGATTCTGCGGCCGCCTTCATGGAACGATCGGGCGATCAGCCGTTTTTTCTGATGGCTAACTTTCTGGATCCGCACACCCCGTGGTTTAATCAGGTGGGCGAGTACCCCGGAGAGCCGTTCGACACAACCGAAGTTCAGCAACTGCCTTACTTCGGTACGCCGGTTCGAAAGACGAGCCTGGCGGGTTATTACAACGGCTGCGCCCGGATGGATGCTGGCTTCGATATACTCATCCGGCAACTGAAAGCCGCCGGGCGGTATGATAACACCCTGATCATCTTTATCGGTGATCACGGTGCCCCGCTTCCCCGGGCCAAGACCACCGTGTACGAGGCCGGCTTGCGCATTCCTATGCTGATCAAGTATCCCGGGCAGCAACACGCTCAGGAAGACACGCACTTCGTCAGCACTATTGATCTTTTGCCAACCATCCTACAGGAAGTAGGCATCGAGATACCATCCCACTTGCCCGGCCGACCGCTGCAAGTGCTTCAAGCAGATAGCACGGCAGACTGGCGAACCAGTATCCAGGGCGAGTTTACGCAGCACGTACCCACCCACCTCTTTCCCCAGCGGTCTATCACGACCGAGCAGTATAAACTGATCATCAGTCCATTTGCACCGCTCTACCGAGCGCTGGTACCCCGAAATTTTGACGATCAGCGGGGATACATACCCGGAGACGACCGGGGCAATGCACAACGTCGATACCGGCGCTACGCCAATCAAGCTGAAGTAGAACTCTACTTTCTACCGACCGACCCTCACGAATTTGAGAACCTGGCTGAGTTTCCGGAATACCAGACGATAAGGAAAGAACTCGTAGAACAACTGCATCAATGGCAGGAGCGAACCGAAGATCCGCTGCTCAGCGACAGTGCCTACGTGGCGATACAACAGGAGGTTGAAGTATTGGTCGAGTCTCATTTTAACGATGATACGCAACCCCGCAACACAAACTAA
- a CDS encoding FAD-dependent oxidoreductase produces the protein MSVPLSIYWSNFPVILQLEVVSDFRQTIVRVWIIVLCLCTTTLAFCAATDQSRYDLVVVGSTFSGIAAAINAAQYGHSVVIVEEYAMIGGLMTGGLSFTDFISYEALSGIFEQYTQRVESYYAEKYGRQSPQFADCHGGIHAEPHVTLKLFNEMLGEHPNIQVLTNHRLTQVMLDKPEQGMKVIQGALFTNKETGDKLHLFGNVFVDATYEGDLAAYAGAEYRIGRESRQEYGEPLAGKIFYNQGKVLVGSTGEGDHRVQAYNFRMIMTDSAENQRKVEKPANYRREDYLPIAQVLQEGKVSQMFVEKSRDGIFRSQMLPNRKADVNDIKNAPVRMTMLGENYAYPDGDWETRQKIINRHREHILGMVYFIQNDPAIPEKYRQEAQRWGLAKDEFIDADNFPPRLYIREARRIMGEYVFTQNDVNTVGNTFIVAPKEEAIAIGDYALNCHGVSPASLYPSIAEGDYNFIPPPFQIPLGVIVPQGFANLLVSVAVSASHVGFSGLRLEPVWTALGQAAGLTAHLMLSQSKVATEVNARDVQHLLHQHRAKTIYISDVATDSRYFEAAQFLGMRGFLHDLYLSREAAMPGTKTYRSIRGTQYAYAYPFHTLEPDEPLEEDLAQQWIGKLSADVASEARAYWQNNAPTRGEFLLHVYALLQRSL, from the coding sequence ATGAGTGTACCCTTAAGCATCTATTGGTCAAACTTTCCAGTAATTCTACAATTGGAGGTTGTCTCAGACTTCAGACAAACAATAGTCAGAGTATGGATCATCGTACTGTGTCTTTGTACCACTACCCTGGCTTTCTGTGCTGCTACTGATCAGTCCCGCTATGATCTAGTGGTGGTAGGGAGCACCTTTTCGGGCATTGCCGCGGCCATCAATGCCGCCCAGTACGGCCATTCGGTGGTAATCGTAGAAGAATACGCCATGATCGGGGGATTGATGACCGGGGGGCTTTCCTTCACCGACTTCATCTCCTACGAAGCCCTAAGCGGTATCTTCGAGCAGTATACCCAGCGCGTAGAAAGCTACTACGCTGAAAAGTACGGTCGGCAATCGCCGCAGTTTGCCGATTGCCACGGCGGCATCCACGCCGAACCCCACGTAACGCTTAAACTATTCAACGAGATGTTGGGCGAGCATCCCAATATCCAAGTACTGACCAACCATCGGCTTACCCAGGTGATGCTGGACAAACCCGAACAAGGGATGAAGGTCATTCAGGGAGCATTATTCACAAACAAAGAAACCGGAGATAAGCTGCACCTCTTCGGCAACGTATTCGTGGATGCTACCTACGAAGGCGATCTGGCCGCCTACGCCGGGGCGGAGTATCGCATCGGCCGGGAGTCGCGACAGGAGTACGGCGAACCACTGGCCGGGAAGATTTTTTATAATCAGGGTAAGGTGCTGGTGGGCAGCACCGGCGAAGGGGATCACCGGGTACAAGCCTACAACTTTCGGATGATCATGACCGACAGTGCCGAAAACCAACGAAAGGTCGAAAAGCCCGCTAACTACCGACGGGAAGACTACCTACCCATCGCCCAAGTGTTACAAGAAGGAAAAGTGTCGCAGATGTTTGTGGAGAAGAGCCGCGACGGTATCTTCCGCTCGCAGATGCTACCCAACCGCAAAGCTGACGTCAACGACATTAAGAACGCTCCGGTTCGGATGACGATGCTGGGCGAGAACTACGCCTACCCGGACGGCGACTGGGAGACCCGGCAGAAGATCATCAACCGGCACCGAGAACATATCCTGGGGATGGTATACTTTATTCAGAATGACCCGGCTATTCCCGAGAAGTATCGCCAGGAAGCTCAGCGATGGGGCTTGGCTAAGGATGAATTTATCGATGCCGACAACTTCCCACCCCGCCTCTATATCCGGGAGGCCCGCCGCATCATGGGCGAATATGTCTTCACGCAGAATGACGTGAACACCGTGGGTAATACGTTCATCGTAGCACCGAAGGAAGAGGCCATTGCCATCGGCGACTACGCCCTCAACTGTCACGGCGTATCGCCCGCGTCGCTGTACCCTTCCATCGCGGAGGGCGACTACAACTTTATTCCCCCTCCTTTCCAAATTCCGCTGGGGGTGATCGTGCCACAGGGATTTGCCAATCTACTGGTGTCGGTCGCTGTGTCGGCCAGTCACGTAGGCTTCAGTGGCCTTCGGCTGGAGCCGGTCTGGACGGCCCTGGGGCAAGCGGCGGGTCTCACTGCGCACCTGATGCTATCCCAAAGCAAAGTGGCAACGGAGGTTAACGCCCGGGACGTTCAGCATCTATTACATCAGCACCGGGCTAAGACGATCTATATTTCGGATGTGGCTACGGATTCCCGCTACTTCGAGGCTGCCCAGTTTCTGGGGATGCGCGGTTTTTTGCACGATCTGTATCTGAGTCGGGAAGCAGCAATGCCTGGCACCAAAACGTACCGGAGTATCCGGGGCACCCAGTACGCCTACGCGTATCCCTTTCATACGCTAGAACCCGATGAGCCGTTGGAGGAAGACTTAGCTCAGCAGTGGATCGGCAAACTCAGCGCCGACGTGGCTTCCGAAGCCAGGGCTTATTGGCAGAACAACGCCCCCACCCGAGGAGAGTTTTTATTACACGTGTATGCTCTGTTGCAGCGTAGCCTATGA